A stretch of Spirosoma oryzicola DNA encodes these proteins:
- a CDS encoding DUF4290 domain-containing protein translates to MKEYGSSIQKLVDNMVNIEDREKRTRYAHILVELMRQIHPNMKDGQDYYNKLWDDLYIISNFTLDVDSPYPPPSEEALGKKPQPVPYNTHHLKFKHFGRNVDLLIAKAISVEDPEEKRAFVSYLMRLMRTFYQAWNKEAVEDETIYQSLIELSNGKLSDDIKLIREQGLVDATPRERTGDQNQPQRVGGNYGGNQARNNRNDNAQGRSNNRNDNNQRNFRNDGPGNRNNRGDNPQGRPNNRNEGGNQRNFRNDGPNQGGRPNNNRNNDRRRR, encoded by the coding sequence TTGAAAGAATACGGCAGCAGTATCCAAAAACTGGTTGACAACATGGTCAACATCGAAGACCGGGAAAAGCGCACCCGCTACGCGCATATTCTGGTTGAGTTGATGCGTCAAATTCACCCCAACATGAAAGATGGGCAGGACTACTACAACAAATTGTGGGATGACCTGTACATCATATCGAACTTTACGCTGGATGTAGATAGTCCATATCCACCACCGTCGGAAGAAGCACTGGGCAAGAAACCGCAGCCCGTTCCTTATAATACGCACCATCTGAAATTTAAACACTTCGGCCGAAACGTTGATTTACTGATAGCGAAAGCAATTTCGGTAGAAGACCCTGAAGAAAAGCGCGCGTTCGTATCATACCTGATGCGGCTCATGCGGACTTTTTATCAGGCCTGGAACAAGGAGGCCGTCGAAGACGAAACGATCTACCAAAGTCTGATCGAACTGTCAAACGGGAAGTTGAGCGACGATATCAAACTGATTCGGGAACAGGGTCTGGTAGACGCGACTCCGCGCGAACGCACCGGTGACCAAAATCAACCACAACGCGTCGGTGGAAATTACGGCGGCAATCAGGCCCGGAACAACCGGAACGATAACGCCCAGGGCCGGTCTAATAACCGGAACGACAACAACCAGCGCAATTTCCGCAACGACGGACCGGGCAATCGGAACAACCGGGGCGACAACCCACAAGGGCGTCCCAACAACCGCAACGAGGGCGGTAATCAGCGCAACTTCCGCAACGACGGGCCAAACCAGGGAGGCCGACCAAACAATAATCGCAATAACGACCGCCGGAGACGGTAG
- a CDS encoding MATE family efflux transporter yields the protein MSLIRTYRPELTDTFRLSVPIIIAQLGVVLMGVTDNLFVGRLLGAVPLGAAGLANSLSFLMSSIGVGGLSVVAALVSKAHSQQDAAAINRLFRGGLRVSLLFSVVFGGLSVLLAFNFSLFGQTAEITKLARDFMLIVSVSLLPLLVFVATRQLADGLRYPRIAMAITMSALALNAFFNYVLIKGVGPFPELGLMGSATATLLSRLFMAVAMLAYVYRSARFKPYLQQAFRKLPINEEVNTILKLGVPGGLTFFFEVATFSLAVVIVGWLGEDRLAAHQIAINMVSVTYMMATGISSAAAIRVGAAVGSGNREGVFRAGIAAFMLSVSFMSLAAVLYLTANEWLVSLYIRDNPAVMRIAASLVIVGGFFQLSDGVQVVALGCLRGLSDVNVPTIITLFSYWVVALPLSYVLAFSFRMDAIGVWIGLLMGLSIAAVLLTIRFFRRIRRFDLNGIDLQPSSGSH from the coding sequence ATGTCATTAATTCGCACCTACCGACCTGAGCTTACCGATACATTCCGATTGAGCGTGCCTATTATCATTGCTCAGCTGGGCGTTGTGTTGATGGGTGTTACAGATAACCTGTTTGTCGGGCGATTGTTAGGAGCCGTTCCGCTGGGAGCCGCTGGTTTGGCCAATTCGCTGTCTTTCCTGATGTCGAGCATTGGTGTGGGCGGACTAAGTGTTGTCGCTGCGTTGGTGTCAAAAGCGCACAGCCAGCAGGACGCAGCCGCCATTAATCGGTTGTTTCGGGGTGGATTACGCGTATCGCTGCTTTTCAGCGTAGTATTCGGCGGTTTGTCGGTATTGCTGGCGTTTAATTTTAGCTTGTTTGGACAGACTGCGGAAATAACCAAGCTCGCCCGCGATTTTATGCTGATCGTCAGTGTATCGCTGTTGCCCTTGCTGGTTTTTGTCGCCACTCGACAATTGGCGGATGGCCTACGCTACCCACGGATCGCCATGGCAATCACCATGTCGGCGCTGGCGCTGAATGCCTTTTTCAATTATGTACTGATCAAGGGAGTCGGGCCATTTCCCGAATTAGGATTAATGGGGTCGGCAACGGCTACGTTGCTTTCCCGGCTGTTTATGGCGGTGGCCATGTTGGCTTATGTGTACCGATCAGCACGATTTAAACCGTATCTGCAACAAGCGTTTCGAAAGCTACCTATCAATGAGGAAGTTAATACGATTCTGAAGCTCGGTGTTCCCGGTGGATTAACGTTCTTTTTCGAGGTCGCCACGTTTTCATTGGCTGTTGTGATTGTTGGCTGGCTGGGTGAGGATCGACTGGCCGCTCACCAGATTGCTATAAACATGGTGTCGGTGACGTATATGATGGCAACCGGTATTTCGTCGGCTGCGGCTATCCGGGTGGGGGCCGCTGTTGGCTCGGGTAATCGCGAGGGTGTGTTTCGGGCGGGTATAGCGGCTTTTATGCTGTCGGTAAGCTTTATGAGCCTGGCCGCTGTCTTATACCTGACAGCCAACGAATGGTTGGTATCACTTTACATCCGCGATAATCCTGCTGTTATGCGCATCGCTGCTTCCTTGGTCATTGTGGGTGGATTCTTTCAGCTTTCCGATGGGGTTCAGGTTGTAGCGTTGGGATGTCTGCGGGGCTTATCCGATGTCAATGTACCCACCATCATTACGTTGTTTTCGTACTGGGTCGTCGCGCTGCCGTTGAGCTATGTGCTTGCTTTTTCGTTTCGCATGGATGCCATTGGCGTGTGGATCGGTCTACTGATGGGGTTGAGCATAGCCGCTGTTTTGCTTACGATCCGTTTCTTTCGGCGCATCCGTCGCTTTGATCTTAACGGAATTGATCTACAGCCGAGTTCAGGTAGCCATTGA